From the genome of Anoplopoma fimbria isolate UVic2021 breed Golden Eagle Sablefish chromosome 1, Afim_UVic_2022, whole genome shotgun sequence, one region includes:
- the tirap gene encoding toll/interleukin-1 receptor domain-containing adapter protein: MPGWIQKLWNSRVSSSSRREQETMVAEKSVSSASSLSTSPSSKSSCSSSSSSSLLTTPTKPQQPQSAPRSMLRWSRKYDVFVCHSPVHGDIEEALRLVSFLEASPRSLRCFLKQRDTCPGGAISTELCEAVQDSHLRALLITPDFLQDDWCKYMMHQVLAEGPMSNRIIPLVQNMSNSQYPKELRFYYYIDLGRNPERGYTLVNNTVLKFLKDLAKSE; the protein is encoded by the exons ATGCCTG GTTGGATCCAGAAACTTTGGAATTCAAGAGTATCTTCATCATCACGACGTGAACAAGAAACAATGGTGGCAGAAAAGTCAGTGTCTTCTGCCAGCAGTCTTTCAACTTCACCCTCATCTAAATCATCATGCTCCTCTTCGTCATCATCATCCCTGTTGACAACCCCTACAAAACCACAACAGCCACAGTCTGCTCCGAGGTCAATGCTGCGATGGAGCAGAAAGTATGACGTGTTCGTGTGCCACAGCCCGGTGCACGGTGACATTGAAGAAGCTTTACGCCTGGTCTCTTTCCTGGAGGCATCACCCCGGAGCCTGAGGTGCTTTCTAAAGCAGAGGGACACCTGTCCAGGAGGTGCAATTTCCACAGAGTTATGTGAGGCAGTGCAGGACAGCCACTTAAGAGCTCTGCTGATCACTCCTGACTTCCTGCAGGATGACTGGTGCAAGTACATGATGCACCAGGTTCTGGCAGAGGGGCCTATGTCCAATCGGATTATCCCCCTGGTTCAGAACATGTCCAACTCTCAATATCCTAAGGAACTGAGATTCTATTACTACATTGACCTGGGCAGGAATCCTGAACGGGGTTATACTCTTGTGAACAACACTGTGCTCAAGT ttCTTAAAGACCTGGCTAAAAGTGAGTAG